A window of Panthera tigris isolate Pti1 chromosome A3, P.tigris_Pti1_mat1.1, whole genome shotgun sequence genomic DNA:
GagtcagggaaggaaggaggagaagtgTGGtctcaaaggcacagaggcacTAAGTTGAGATCTCAGAAGGATGGAATGCCAAGATAAGGAGTTGAGAGCCAGTGAAGGAGTTGGAGGAGGGTGAGAATACAGCAAGGCTCTTGTTGGGGAATCCAGGtaaggagggcagaggccagacCACAGGAAAGGCAGCCCCTGGTTCACTACAGTGCTTACCCCAGTGACCAACCCACTGGGAAGTCTGGGATCTGACTGACCAGCAGTGGGTCCAGACCCCAGGCCAGGGCCCCGGCCTCCAGGAACAAagaacagagacagaagagagatggGAATCTAGTCCCCTGGGGAGACCTACAGATAGGGAGGGGGGTCTAGGAGCCTCAGTGCGCCTGGCTCAGGCCAGATATTGCAAGGATGCTGTTCCCTTACAGGGCCCTCTGCGCCTACGTGGTGCACAGGAACGTGACCTGTATCCTACAGGAGGGAGCAGACAGCTATGTGAAGGCTGAGTACCGGCAGTGTGGATGGGGGCCCAAGTGCCCCGGGACAGTCATGTGAGTGCACCCCCGTGCCACCCACTCAGGACTGCTGGGCACAAGCCCCAGGCCTGCCTTCCCCCCAAGAGCAGCAGCCAGCTCCACAAGGGGCTGTACCTCCTTGGACTGCAAAGAGCCCATTACCCCAGCTCCCACACGGGCTGGCTAGgggacggggggcggggaggagacaTAGGCAGGGTCAGGTTAGGGCCCACAGAGGGACCAAGGGAGGATTCCTAAAAGAGACACAGAACTAGGCAAGGAAGAAGCCGCAGAGGCAAAGAGAGTTGGAGGTGAACAGAAAAGGCAGAGGCTCACACTGACAATGGTTGATGCCAAAGCGGCCCCAGGAAGACCCAGGAAGGGCCGTGGTGACTGTAGAAAAGGAAGGCCAAGGGTGAGGGGATGGAGGCcaggttgccagggcctgggccgGACAGGCGGGGTTGTGTGAGCATATGTAGGACGGTGCACAGGTGTGATGCACAGGTCTATACTTGGAGAGGTTTAAGTGCATGTCTGAAAACAAACCCACTTGCTCCAGTGTGTCAGTGGGTAGACAGGCACGTGGCTGAGTAGGCGAGGGAGGGGCCCTGGCGAGCCCTGCCCTGCACCCCTGGGCCTTCCCTTCTGTGCTCAGAATCCAAGGTGCCATCCACCAGCCTGGGTGGCCAGAGCTGAGTTCCCAGAACAGGCTACAGAGGAGCAGACAGAACTGAGGGGACAGATGGGAGCCGAGAGCTGCCCCTGCACACTGGGAAGGGCTGTGCACCCCGGCTCCAGGGCAAtacccatcccaccccaccccacgggggaggggctgagattGTGCCAGAATTCTTCCAGGTATCGCCAAAGCCAGAGTGGAATCTCTCATGGCAGCATGAGCTCAAGGGGATCCAAAATGGTCTTGGGGACACTGGGGCTAAGTCCCTGCTAGTGTTCTCCCCAAGCAAACAGGATGGGATGGGACTTCACCTGCACCTGCTCCTTAACCCTTCTCTGAAGCCCTGAAAGGCCCGCCTCCACCCCAACTGCCCTGTCACCGAATACACAGAAAAGGGAGGCTTTGATGGTGGTGTAGAGGTGGGGAGATAATTAGATCTTATGCCAGGAGGCACGAGCCTCAGCCCACAGGTACAGGGCAGCACCCTCTCCCCCTGTCTGGCCCAGGTACCGCACAGTGCTCAGACCCAGATACAAGGTCGGCTACAAGACAGTGACGGACCTCACCTGGCGGTGCTGCCCTGGCCTCACTGGAGAAGGCTGCCCCGAGCACCTCACCGACCATGGGgcctccccagcccagccagaGCCTCAGCCCCAGATTCCCTCGGGGCAGCTgggcccagggccccagccccCTTCTTCTAGCAGAGCGGTCCCCAGCCCCTATGGTGAGTCTGCCTGGAGGAGACCCTACCAGGTGATCAGGTTTTTTCGGAGCGGTGGGGAGGGGATTGAGCCAGGTAGGCTGAGCtctggcagggctggggagggtgcATCTCATGCTGGGCTTGAGGGAGAGCTCCCAGAGCCCCACCCAAAGCTGAGAGAGCTATGCCCAGTGGGAAGGTGCGCTTAGAACAGAAAATCTCTCAGGTGGCCTGGCCACAGGACAAGCTGAGGGAGGCAGGCCAGCGATGCCTCTGGGGTTCTCTCTTCCAGGAAGAAAAGGTCCAGGGCTGTTTGGTGAGCGGCTAGAACGACTGGAGGGTGATGTCCAGCGCCTGGCACAAGCATATGGTACCCTCAGTGGCCTGGTGGCCAGCCATGAAGACCCCAACAGGATGACCAGTGGTCCCAGGGCTCCTGCCACCCCTGTGGGCTTCGGGATCGTCTCTGAGGGGTTTGTGAAGCCCAGAGACAGAGCTGGAGGGCCACTCACACCCCCCCTGGATGAGATCTTGAGCAAGGTGACAGAGGTGAGCAACACGCTCCGGACCAAGGTGCAGCTGCTGGACGAGGTGCACGGGCTGGCCCTGGGTCACGAGGCTCACCTACAGCGGCTGCGGGAGGCCCCTCCGTCTCCACTCACCTCCCTGACGCTTCTGGACGAGTATGTGGACCGACGGCTGCACCGACTCTGGGGGAGCCTACTGGATGGCTTCGAGCAGAAGCTGCAAGGTGTCCAGAGTTCCTGCGACCTGCGGGTGCAGGAGGTGCGGCAGCAGTGTGAGGAGGGTCAGGCAGCCAGCCAGCGGCTGCACCAGAGCCTGGATGGCCGGGAGCTGGCCCTGCGCCGGGAACTGTCACAGCTCGGGTCGAGGCTGCAGGGGCTGAGCATGGCCGGAGGGGGCGGCTGCTGCGGCCGGCTGGCTTTGATCAGTGCCCGTGTGGACAACCTCGAGAGGAACCTACAGGCTgtcactgaggcccagaggggccaTGGCCCCCTCACCAGGGATGAGCTGGAGCGGCTCTCTGCTGCCATGCTCGAGGGGGGTGCGGACCGGCTGCTGGAGGGCCTGGAGACCCTCAATGGGACGGAAGGTGGAGCGAGAGGCTGCtgcctgggtggggaggaggggggatgggacGTGGGCAGCTTCAGGACCCTGCTGGAAGAGCGAGTGCAGAGCCTAGAGGAGCGCCTGGTGACACTGGCTGGGGAGCTGAGCCATGACAGCGACCCACCGGGCGGGTTGGCCCGGCCCCGGGTGCAGACGGAGCTGGCAGTGCTGGAACAGCGGCTGGTTTCACTGGAGTCCTCGTGCACTCCCAGCACCACCTCGGCCATCCTGGACACCCTCGCGGCAGAGGTGAAGGCCTGGCAGAGCCGGAGCGAGGCCCTCCTACACCAGGTGGCCAGCCACGCAGCCCTGCTCCGGCAGCTCAACGGCACCGTGGCCGAGGTCCAGGAGCAGCTGGCAGAAGCAACGGGCAGCTCACTCCAAGGCGAGATCACCCTGCTCAAGGTCAATCTGAACTCTGTGAGCAAGTCGCTCACGGGCCTCAGCGACTCCGTCAGCCGGTACTCCGATGCCTTCCTGGAGGCCAACTCCTCCTTGGACGAGCGAGAGCGCAAGGTGGAGGCTGAGGTGCACGCCATCCAGGAACAGGTCAGCAGCCAGGGCTCTCGGCTTCAGGCCGGCCACAGGCAGGTCCTGAGCCTGCGGGGGGAGCTGGAGCGACTCAAGGCCGGCGTGGCCGATGTGGCAGGCGGGCTGAGccgctgccagcacacagcccaggaCTTGCGGCACGTGCTGGGCCGCTTCGACCAGAGGGTGGCGCAGGTGGAAGGTGCCTGCGGGAGGCTGGGCCTACTGGCTGCCCACAGGGAGGGCCTGTGGGGCTACGTGGACCAGCTGAATCGCACACTGGCTCAGCATGCGCAGGACATCGCCCGCCTCCGGGATGACCTCCTGTACTGCCGGGCCCAGCTGGCCGAGCAGGCGCGGCCCCGGCAAGCTGACTAGGCAGGCCAGACAGGACCCGCCCCTGGACCCCGCTGACCCTGGGGATGTCCCTCCAGAGCCCAGCCTTGCCCAGCAGTGCCTCCCAGCCCCCCCTGGCCAGCATGGATGCCACTTCAGAGGCCACAGAAGGAATAGCCTTGGTCCAGCTCCATATGACTGTCCCAGCCACCAAAATCCACACTCAGTGCTGTACCAACTGGACAATTCAACATCGTGGTCAAGGCAAGGACATCATGCCTGAAGGCCAGGGCGGACCTAATTGACCTCACAATCCAGTCTGCAAATTGTCCCTCTTCAGACACACCAGGGTCAGCACCTGTACAAAGACCCGCAGGTCTGGTCACAGACAGTGACCTGTCCACATCTCCCTTTGTCCCCAGGCCATAGCCCCCAGCCTGTGGGGGCTTCTGGTTCCCTTGTCCCCTTGGCTTCTCTCCCTTGCTGTCTGGGCTCAGTTTCTGCAGGAAGATGGTGCCCACTGGCACTGTCCTCATACCCGGCAGCTTCGTGGATACGGTTTCTGAAACCAAGGACCAGAGGTTTCCACCGGCCCTGGTCCTTCGGAGcagaacagaaacacaaagactcagttctctttatttcttttgacccTCCCCTCAGGTGAGGGCTTAGGCAGCTGTAGATTCCCTGAGAAAAAggacagggtccaggctctgttTAGAGACCCCACCCCaatttatccttttccttttctttccccaaaatgttTCAGGGCCTCTGgtccccacaccctcccctcctttccataTGGGAGAATATCCTGCCACCCCCCGCCTGCCCAGGTTAGAGCCTTTCTTCAGAGAATAGCCCTCATATATGTCATGGCCTGAATGAGGCCAGACTCTGAACAGGAGGCCACAGGAGAGGAAGGCCTCCAAGCCCTGTTTCCAGCATCCCAGTGAAACCCCAGCCTCTCCTGGATGTTCACTAAGTGGTGAGAAATTCAGGTACGACACCATCATGGGACAACCTGAAAACACAGTGTTCATCCAGCCTGCAGAGTTCCCAGAGACCCTGATGCCCATCTCTGCTGAGGTTCCTGACCTCAGTTCCCCCACAGCAGCCCAGGGCTTTCTGTGCTGTGTTGCAGGTCCCTATAGCCCTGCCTTCTGGTTTCTTCCTTCCACTGTGgtgctgttggggggggggggggcaggcctggATTAAAGCTTTTAACCCATCTAAAGGTATTGTCTTCCCCAAGGACAGCAGGCTGGAAGGCTGCACTGCTGGGGAGCCAGCCCCACTTCCTAAAGTTCCTCATCCCCGTACAAGCTTGCTCGGCAGCTCTGTGGGCACTGAGTTGACCAGCAAAGTCTAGGGAGGGTTGGCAGGTCACTGCCATTGGCCCTGGCAGGTTTGGGGGCTGTGTCCTTAGGGGAGGTACTCAGGGGAACAAGGGCAGCAGCTGGGTACAGGCCAGGCCAAGTGGGAGTCACACTCCCTCAGCCCTCGAACTGCCTGGGAATCCTCGTTCCTTGATGTCTGAGCATCCTGGCTTGGGGTGTGCTGAGATACCGGTGTGCCAGGGAGAGTGGGGAGGTCTGGCTCAAGAGCTGTGGGAAGGGGCCGGGGTTATGGAGGAATCGGGCTTCAGAGGGTATGATCCATGCTGTGCAGACGGTACTCAacccctccccactgctgccACCAGCCATTTCCGTGCCTACAGGTCTCAAGCCTCCTGGgacctccctcttctccctgtccTGTCAGGAGTTGGGACAACATACCAGGGTGACAGGGACAGAGATGTCAAGGGCATGGAGAATCCTGTGAGGGCCCGGGTGACAGTCATTTCATTGCTACAGGCCAGGGCTGTGCTGAGGCCTGGAGCAgctgccccccacctcctgcagcTCAGCTGGCAAAGGCAGGAGacaggacggggggggggggtgatctCTGTGGCTACTAACCAGCCTTCAGCCCCCTCCTCCCGTTCAGTGGACTGGCCCCGTGGTACCCAGCTTCCAGTGTCCCGATCCCTGGGACACCCACTCCCTGGAACACctggccagggaggagggggtaGCCGGGGCAGGGTCAGGCCAGGGCATCAAAGTCCACAGCAACCAGGGGCTTCCGCCAGTAGCAGAAGTTGCTGTATTCAGGGTGGGCCAGGTCTGTGCTGGGGCCACGGGCCACGGGCGGGAAGAGGAGCTCGACCACCTCGCCGAGCCGTTCGTACCTGTGGGCAGAACAGGGTCAGCGCCGAGAGCCTGAGCTGCCACCAGGCCCCAGCCCCCATCATGTCGGGCAAACACTGCATCCTGCCTGGGAGCCCTGGGTGGAACCGGGGCCCAGGGAGAAGCTAGGGAATGGGGACTTGCGGCATGGGGGTGCATGGCAGGGTTTGGCCTCACGTGGATTTGTGGTTCTTCATGAGCTCCTGGATGAGCTCTCCCCGGGGGTTGACTGTGAAGATTCGAGATGTAGGTAGGCCCACCTGCCGGTAGGCGATGACATCCTGTGGGGGACAAAGGAGGGGCCTGTGGGCTGGGAGATAAGatagggagaaggtggccatgcCCCTGGGGAGGTGACACACTCACGTTGGGCCTGTTCCCAAAGGCAGCATAGAAGGGCTGTCCGTGGGGCAGGAACAGCTGCTGGATATCACTCAGGCAGGCGATTTTGAACACCTCTGGTTTCTTCTCAATCACCTCCCTGGGGCAGCCAGGGCCATGAGCAAGAAGGAGAGACAAGGCAGGGCAGCAATCGGAGGATGGCAGGGTCAGGTGCCGCGAGGTCTGACTCAACCGACACCCGAgactggccccccacccccaccccgacaaGAGCCTGTGGGCTTGTGTCCTATAGGGTGGTTACCTGTGGAGGGCGGAGAAGAGGCTGCTGGGAGACAGCAGAAGGGGGCCCTCAGGGAGGCCGCAGCCCCGCTCGCTCACCCACTGCAGGTAGCCCTTGGTGAGGCCCGCCATGCCGATAGCCCGTGCCGAGCAGTACAGGAACTTGTACCCatttctggggtgggggacaggagagGCACAGAGTCGTCAGAGACCAAccattccctgccccaccctcttGGCTTCGGCCAGCTCAGCTCAACCCCGGGGCTCTGGCCTTCAGACCCAGAGGCCTTTGTAGGGAGCAGACTTAGGAAGAACGGCTGACAGAGGTGGCCTCAGCTGCTGTCCCACCTAGGAGGGGCACGGACAGCATCCTGAGGCCCAGGTGGAGTGGGATGAACAAAGGTTTGAGCAAGTCTGTAGGCTTCTCTACAGCACAAAGACCAGCAGTTAGACTCAGACGCCAGGAGACTGGTCTTTCACAGGAGAATGGGAGGCCAGCCAGTAGGTTGCCGTGCTCCAGGGACATGCCTGGGGCTTATTCCCTCATGGGCCCTCCTGGTCCCCAAGCCTGGCTTCCTGGGGCAAAGGCCATAGTGGCCTAAGACATCCTGTCATTCCCTCCCTAGGGCCCTTCCCCAGCCCAGGCACTCACAGGTGGATTTTGTGGTAGAGACTGGTGATGCCCTGGTGTGTCCAGTCTTTCCCTAGCTGGGGCAGAATGTGACCCAGAGCGTCCGACCTAGAGCCACAGAAGAAGGGTCACTCCGAGGCAGCCCCATGTAGCCCTCGTGTGCCACAGCCCCCAGTGCCCAGGATGGTGCACTGCATGTAGAGGGCCTTTCTTGATGTCCCCCTTCCCCCGGCACAGAGGAGGCCAGTCCcaggccctccctctctcccctggccAACCAGGCCTCACTTGGTAATGGTCCCATCGATGTCCGAGATGACCACCTTGTCGTCCCATTTCCACAGGTAGATGGTGGCCCTGCAGCGGCAGGTGCCCTGGTACTGGGTGGTCACACTGAAGACCACATCATTGGCACCTTCTTGCAGGTTCAGGCACCGCTGGGGCCGGGCAAAGGGAGGAAGCTGTGATGTGCCCCAGCCTGGTGtgtcccctttccccaccccaaacC
This region includes:
- the EMILIN3 gene encoding EMILIN-3 isoform X1 encodes the protein MGRRLPVWLCAVAALLSGAQAKGTPLLARPAPPGAPRYSLYTTGWRPRLRPGPHKALCAYVVHRNVTCILQEGADSYVKAEYRQCGWGPKCPGTVMYRTVLRPRYKVGYKTVTDLTWRCCPGLTGEGCPEHLTDHGASPAQPEPQPQIPSGQLGPGPQPPSSSRAVPSPYGRKGPGLFGERLERLEGDVQRLAQAYGTLSGLVASHEDPNRMTSGPRAPATPVGFGIVSEGFVKPRDRAGGPLTPPLDEILSKVTEVSNTLRTKVQLLDEVHGLALGHEAHLQRLREAPPSPLTSLTLLDEYVDRRLHRLWGSLLDGFEQKLQGVQSSCDLRVQEVRQQCEEGQAASQRLHQSLDGRELALRRELSQLGSRLQGLSMAGGGGCCGRLALISARVDNLERNLQAVTEAQRGHGPLTRDELERLSAAMLEGGADRLLEGLETLNGTEGGARGCCLGGEEGGWDVGSFRTLLEERVQSLEERLVTLAGELSHDSDPPGGLARPRVQTELAVLEQRLVSLESSCTPSTTSAILDTLAAEVKAWQSRSEALLHQVASHAALLRQLNGTVAEVQEQLAEATGSSLQGEITLLKVNLNSVSKSLTGLSDSVSRYSDAFLEANSSLDERERKVEAEVHAIQEQVSSQGSRLQAGHRQVLSLRGELERLKAGVADVAGGLSRCQHTAQDLRHVLGRFDQRVAQVEGACGRLGLLAAHREGLWGYVDQLNRTLAQHAQDIARLRDDLLYCRAQLAEQARPRQAD
- the EMILIN3 gene encoding EMILIN-3 isoform X2, which produces MYRTVLRPRYKVGYKTVTDLTWRCCPGLTGEGCPEHLTDHGASPAQPEPQPQIPSGQLGPGPQPPSSSRAVPSPYGRKGPGLFGERLERLEGDVQRLAQAYGTLSGLVASHEDPNRMTSGPRAPATPVGFGIVSEGFVKPRDRAGGPLTPPLDEILSKVTEVSNTLRTKVQLLDEVHGLALGHEAHLQRLREAPPSPLTSLTLLDEYVDRRLHRLWGSLLDGFEQKLQGVQSSCDLRVQEVRQQCEEGQAASQRLHQSLDGRELALRRELSQLGSRLQGLSMAGGGGCCGRLALISARVDNLERNLQAVTEAQRGHGPLTRDELERLSAAMLEGGADRLLEGLETLNGTEGGARGCCLGGEEGGWDVGSFRTLLEERVQSLEERLVTLAGELSHDSDPPGGLARPRVQTELAVLEQRLVSLESSCTPSTTSAILDTLAAEVKAWQSRSEALLHQVASHAALLRQLNGTVAEVQEQLAEATGSSLQGEITLLKVNLNSVSKSLTGLSDSVSRYSDAFLEANSSLDERERKVEAEVHAIQEQVSSQGSRLQAGHRQVLSLRGELERLKAGVADVAGGLSRCQHTAQDLRHVLGRFDQRVAQVEGACGRLGLLAAHREGLWGYVDQLNRTLAQHAQDIARLRDDLLYCRAQLAEQARPRQAD